Proteins encoded together in one Oncorhynchus nerka isolate Pitt River linkage group LG19, Oner_Uvic_2.0, whole genome shotgun sequence window:
- the nf2b gene encoding NF2, moesin-ezrin-radixin like (MERLIN) tumor suppressor b isoform X2, which translates to MSILGLKKKQPKTFKVKVITMDAEMEFSCEVKWKGKDLFDLVCRTVGLRETWFFGLRYTVKDTYAWLKTEKRVLDQEVPKDSPITFHFLAKFFPEKVEEELVQEITQHLFFLQVKKQILDEEIFCSPEASVLLASYAVQAKYGDYEPNFHKPGFLAQDELLPKRVLMQYQMTADMWEEKITAWYAEHRGIARDEAEMDYLKIAQDLDMYGVSYFAITQNKRDTDLLLGVDAQGLHIYSPNSKLNPNKSFPWSGIRNISYSEKEFTIKPLDKKKDVFKFYSSQLRVNKLILQLCIGNHDLFMRRRKVDSIEVQQMKSQAKEEKARKKVERQILAREKQMREEAERAKEEMERRLFQLQDEARLANEALLRSEETADLLAEKAQIAEEEAKLLAHKAAEAEQERQRIEATALKTKEEKRLMEQKMREAEQLAVKLVEQSERRSKEADHLKQDLTEAKDAERRAKQKLLEITKTSFPLIAAYSTPPPPPEGGDLALGSGSMRIDFKDSDMKRLSMEIERERLEYVEKSKHLQDQLKELKSEIESLKLEEQQQQAGVYSLRNEARGYPPEPPYMPHSNRNSAYMAQMAFFEEV; encoded by the exons ATGTCGATTTTAGGATTAAAAAAGAAACAACCAAAGACTTTTAAGGTCAAAGTCATCACTATGGATGCTGAAATGGAGTTTAGCTGTGAG GTGAAATGGAAAGGGAAGGATCTGTTTGATCTGGTGTGTCGGACAGTGGGTCTGAGGGAAACCTGGTTCTTTGGGCTCCGGTACACAGTGAAGGACACCTATGCATGGCTGAAGACAGAGAAACGG GTCTTGGATCAAGAGGTCCCTAAAGACTCACCGATAACATTTCACTTCCTGGCCAAGTTCTTCCCAGAGAAGGTAGAAGAGGAGCTGGTGCAGGAAATCACACAACACCTCTTCTTTCTGCAG GTGAAAAAGCAAATATTAGACGAGGAAATTTTCTGTTCTCCTGAAGCCTCTGTCCTGTTGGCGTCGTACGCTGTTCAAGCCAAG tatgggGACTATGAACCAAACTTTCACAAGCCGGGGTTCTTAGCCCAGGATGAGCTCCTACCTAAAAGA GTTCTGATGCAGTACCAGATGACTGCAGACATGTGGGAGGAGAAGATCACAGCCTGGTACGCAGAGCACAGAGGCATCGCCAG GGATGAGGCTGAGATGGACTACTTGAAGATAGCTCAGGACCTGGACATGTATGGAGTCAGCTACTTTGCCATCACT CAAAATAAACGAGACACAGACCTGCTACTGGGTGTCGATGCCCAGGGCCTTCATATTTACAGCCCCAACAGCAAACTGAACCCCAACAAGTCTTTCCCCTGGAGCGGCATCCGCAACATCTCCTACAGCGAGAAGGAG TTCACAATAAAACCTCTGGACAAGAAGAAGGATGTTTTCAAATTCTACTCCTCCCAACTGAGAGTCAACAAACTG atccTGCAGCTGTGCATTGGGAACCATGACCTGTtcatgaggaggaggaaggtagacTCCATCGAGGTTCAGCAGATGAAGTCTCAGGCCAAGGAGGAGAAGGCTCGCAAGAAG GTGGAGCGTCAGATCCTTGCACGGGAGAAGCAaatgagggaggaggcagagcgagcgaaggaggagatggagagacggctGTTCCAGCTGCAGGACGAGGCACGGCTGGCCAATGAGGCGCTG CTGCGTTCAGAGGAGACCGCAGATCTGCTGGCGGAGAAGGCCCAGATCGCCGAGGAGGAAGCCAAGCTGTTGGCCCACAAGGCTGCCGAGGCggagcaggagagacagaggatagaggcTACCGCCCTCAAGACcaaggaggagaagagactgatggagcagaagatgagagaggcagagcagctgGCCGTCAAACTGGTGGAGCAGTCAGAGAGGAG GTCGAAGGAGGCAGACCATCTGAAGCAGGACCTTACGGAGGCCAAGGATGCTGAGAGGAGAGCCAAGCAGAAACTCCTGGAGATCACCAAGACATCTTTTCCG cTCATAGCGGCCTactccaccccccctcctcccccagagGGAGGAGACCTAGCTCTGGGATCCGGATCAATGCGCATCGACTTTAAAGACTCTGATATGAAGAGACTGTCAATGGAGATAGAAAGGGAGAG ACTAGAGTACGTGGAGAAGAGTAAACACCTGCAGGACCAGCTGAAGGAGCTGAAGTCTGAGATTGAGTCTCTGAAGTTGGAGGAGCAGCAACAGCAGGCTGGGGTCTACAGCCTCCGCAACGAGGCCCGCGGCTACCCCCctgaaccaccctacatgccccatagtaat
- the nf2b gene encoding NF2, moesin-ezrin-radixin like (MERLIN) tumor suppressor b isoform X1 yields MSILGLKKKQPKTFKVKVITMDAEMEFSCEVKWKGKDLFDLVCRTVGLRETWFFGLRYTVKDTYAWLKTEKRVLDQEVPKDSPITFHFLAKFFPEKVEEELVQEITQHLFFLQVKKQILDEEIFCSPEASVLLASYAVQAKYGDYEPNFHKPGFLAQDELLPKRVLMQYQMTADMWEEKITAWYAEHRGIARDEAEMDYLKIAQDLDMYGVSYFAITQNKRDTDLLLGVDAQGLHIYSPNSKLNPNKSFPWSGIRNISYSEKEVTTFTIKPLDKKKDVFKFYSSQLRVNKLILQLCIGNHDLFMRRRKVDSIEVQQMKSQAKEEKARKKVERQILAREKQMREEAERAKEEMERRLFQLQDEARLANEALLRSEETADLLAEKAQIAEEEAKLLAHKAAEAEQERQRIEATALKTKEEKRLMEQKMREAEQLAVKLVEQSERRSKEADHLKQDLTEAKDAERRAKQKLLEITKTSFPLIAAYSTPPPPPEGGDLALGSGSMRIDFKDSDMKRLSMEIERERLEYVEKSKHLQDQLKELKSEIESLKLEEQQQQAGVYSLRNEARGYPPEPPYMPHSNRNSAYMAQMAFFEEV; encoded by the exons ATGTCGATTTTAGGATTAAAAAAGAAACAACCAAAGACTTTTAAGGTCAAAGTCATCACTATGGATGCTGAAATGGAGTTTAGCTGTGAG GTGAAATGGAAAGGGAAGGATCTGTTTGATCTGGTGTGTCGGACAGTGGGTCTGAGGGAAACCTGGTTCTTTGGGCTCCGGTACACAGTGAAGGACACCTATGCATGGCTGAAGACAGAGAAACGG GTCTTGGATCAAGAGGTCCCTAAAGACTCACCGATAACATTTCACTTCCTGGCCAAGTTCTTCCCAGAGAAGGTAGAAGAGGAGCTGGTGCAGGAAATCACACAACACCTCTTCTTTCTGCAG GTGAAAAAGCAAATATTAGACGAGGAAATTTTCTGTTCTCCTGAAGCCTCTGTCCTGTTGGCGTCGTACGCTGTTCAAGCCAAG tatgggGACTATGAACCAAACTTTCACAAGCCGGGGTTCTTAGCCCAGGATGAGCTCCTACCTAAAAGA GTTCTGATGCAGTACCAGATGACTGCAGACATGTGGGAGGAGAAGATCACAGCCTGGTACGCAGAGCACAGAGGCATCGCCAG GGATGAGGCTGAGATGGACTACTTGAAGATAGCTCAGGACCTGGACATGTATGGAGTCAGCTACTTTGCCATCACT CAAAATAAACGAGACACAGACCTGCTACTGGGTGTCGATGCCCAGGGCCTTCATATTTACAGCCCCAACAGCAAACTGAACCCCAACAAGTCTTTCCCCTGGAGCGGCATCCGCAACATCTCCTACAGCGAGAAGGAGGTAACCACG TTCACAATAAAACCTCTGGACAAGAAGAAGGATGTTTTCAAATTCTACTCCTCCCAACTGAGAGTCAACAAACTG atccTGCAGCTGTGCATTGGGAACCATGACCTGTtcatgaggaggaggaaggtagacTCCATCGAGGTTCAGCAGATGAAGTCTCAGGCCAAGGAGGAGAAGGCTCGCAAGAAG GTGGAGCGTCAGATCCTTGCACGGGAGAAGCAaatgagggaggaggcagagcgagcgaaggaggagatggagagacggctGTTCCAGCTGCAGGACGAGGCACGGCTGGCCAATGAGGCGCTG CTGCGTTCAGAGGAGACCGCAGATCTGCTGGCGGAGAAGGCCCAGATCGCCGAGGAGGAAGCCAAGCTGTTGGCCCACAAGGCTGCCGAGGCggagcaggagagacagaggatagaggcTACCGCCCTCAAGACcaaggaggagaagagactgatggagcagaagatgagagaggcagagcagctgGCCGTCAAACTGGTGGAGCAGTCAGAGAGGAG GTCGAAGGAGGCAGACCATCTGAAGCAGGACCTTACGGAGGCCAAGGATGCTGAGAGGAGAGCCAAGCAGAAACTCCTGGAGATCACCAAGACATCTTTTCCG cTCATAGCGGCCTactccaccccccctcctcccccagagGGAGGAGACCTAGCTCTGGGATCCGGATCAATGCGCATCGACTTTAAAGACTCTGATATGAAGAGACTGTCAATGGAGATAGAAAGGGAGAG ACTAGAGTACGTGGAGAAGAGTAAACACCTGCAGGACCAGCTGAAGGAGCTGAAGTCTGAGATTGAGTCTCTGAAGTTGGAGGAGCAGCAACAGCAGGCTGGGGTCTACAGCCTCCGCAACGAGGCCCGCGGCTACCCCCctgaaccaccctacatgccccatagtaat